In Zingiber officinale cultivar Zhangliang chromosome 3B, Zo_v1.1, whole genome shotgun sequence, a single window of DNA contains:
- the LOC122055168 gene encoding uncharacterized protein LOC122055168: MHSSSPVSDFFFLVPVGPISCGCKVGRSCEVGSDREIRANPDRPIISGKIRVDEAQFVHLFSASSRDRCRDAAPSHRTPPSIGRRVHLPLHLRPIDPLHLAHLHPVTLLHPGLIFLPTRTLPNANSTTTGTPRKGVFSLWSSPSRISFLFSSSFHDKPSSFQQQLHHISSISALRSMSSWAFPASYSIRTAIFFIHLRSSSLLFFAKSAAIPFTTRQLHMHLTEIGIPRANVALATTTKSKCCIRNHLLIF; this comes from the exons ATGCATTCTTCTTCCCCCgtctctgattttttttttctcgttcCTGTTGGGCCCATCTCATGCGGCTGCAAGGTTGGCCGCAGCTGCGAGGTCGGCAGCGACCGTGAG ATCCGGGCCAATCCTGACCGTCCGATCATATctgggaaaataagagtggatgAAGCACAGTTTGTTCATCTATTCTCTGCTTCCTCACGCGATCGTTGCCGGGACGCCGCCCCTTCTCATCGAACTCCACCTTCAATCGGCCGGCGAGTTCATCTACCACTCCACCTCCGGCCGATCGATCCTCTCCATCTCGCCCATCTGCATCCCGTCACCCTCCTCCATCCCGGCCTCATCTTCTTACCGACGCGAACGCTGCCCAATGCTAACTCCACCACCACCGGCACACCAAGGAAAGGGGTTTTCTCCCTCTGGTCATCCCCATCGCgcatctccttcctcttctcatctTCCTTCCACGATAAGCCTTCAAGCTTCCAACAGCAGCTCCACCACATCTCTTCCATATCCGCTCTTCGATCTATGAGTTCTTGGGCTTTCCCAGCTTCGTATTCGATCCGGACAGCTATCTTCTTCATCCATCTTCGATCCAGTAGCCTTCTCTTCTTCGCCAAGTCTGCAGCAATTCCCTTCACCACCAGACAGCTTCATATGCACCTCACAGAAattgg GATACCAAGAGCAAATGTTGCATTAGCCACAACAACCAAGAGCAAATGTTGCATTCGAAACCATCTTTTAATCTTTTG A
- the LOC122055166 gene encoding glucose-1-phosphate adenylyltransferase large subunit, chloroplastic/amyloplastic-like: protein MNYMKLIEKHVETGADITISCIPVDASRASDYGLVRVDKNGRITEFQEKPRGDDLEAMKDDGSFLRLSHQDTKKYPYIASMGIYVFNRKALQRQFMMRDGRANDFGQHILPFAVNYFNVQAYMFQDYWEDIGTLKAFYKANLALTEQSPKFQFYDQRTPMYTSPRYLPPTKIDKSMMRSSIISHGCFLYNCDIERSIIGVGSRISAGAEIKNTLMFGANTYETDEQIASLLEKGMVPIGVGQNTKIRNCIIDTNARIGQNVVIANKDGVEEADRSSEGFYIRSGITIILRNATIKDGTVI from the exons ATGAACTACATGAAATTGATCGAG AAACATGTTGAAACTGGTGCTGATATAACTATTTCTTGCATTCCTGTTGATGCAAG TCGGGCATCTGACTATGGACTAGTGAGAGTTGATAAGAATGGTCGGATTACCGAATTTCAAGAGAAACCGAGGGGTGATGATTTGGAAGCCATG AAGGATGATGGCTCCTTTCTCAGATTGTCACATCAAGATACAAAGAAGTACCCCTATATCGCATCCATGGGGATTTATGTCTTCAACCGAAAGGCTCTTCAAAGACAATTCAT GATGAGAGATGGGAGAGCAAATGACTTTGGACAGCACATCCTGCCTTTTGCCGTGAACTACTTCAATGTTCAG GCATACATGTTCCAGGACTATTGGGAGGATATTGGAACATTAAAAGCATTCTACAAGGCAAATTTGGCACTCACAGAACAG TCTCCGAAGTTCCAATTCTACGATCAAAGAACACCTATGTACACATCTCCTAGGTACCTACCGCCAACAAAAATCGACAAAAGCATG ATGCGCAGTTCGATCATTTCTCACGGATGCTTCTTGTACAATTGTGACATTGAACGATCGATCATCGGAGTAGGATCACGTATCAGTGCTGGAGCCGAAATAAAG AACACTTTGATGTTTGGCGCGAATACTTACGAGACCGATGAACAAATTGCTTCGCTATTGGAAAAGGGTATGGTTCCTATTGGAGTGGGGCAAAACACAAAAATCAG GAACTGTATCATCGACACAAATGCTAGGATAGGCCAGAATGTGGTCATTGCTAACAAAGAT GGCGTCGAAGAGGCTGATCGATCGAGCGAAGGCTTCTACATAAGATCTGGAATCACAATCATTTTGAGAAATGCTACTATCAAAGATGGAACTGTGATCTAG